In a genomic window of Bradyrhizobium ontarionense:
- a CDS encoding sulfotransferase family 2 domain-containing protein, whose protein sequence is MMICHSHRFIFVHVPKTSGTSIKDALGQAIYGAGSAPEFLISPNPHYPPAYTASVEEHITATKLAASLPADVWDSYFKFGFVRNPFSWLVSNYFFFLRDRTDHPAHEFLKSQGFSGAVRFFLDAAKGASAVEGMHLRQSYFLCDGAGKSLVDFIGKYETLGADFHQICERVGIQPPPLPKLNQTRHRPFGDYYDETLRSLVYQGMIEDFRAFEYSSSW, encoded by the coding sequence ATGATGATCTGCCACTCCCACCGCTTCATCTTCGTTCATGTCCCGAAGACGTCCGGAACGAGCATCAAGGACGCGCTCGGACAGGCGATTTATGGCGCTGGTTCTGCCCCGGAATTCCTGATCAGTCCGAACCCACATTACCCTCCCGCCTACACGGCATCGGTCGAGGAACACATCACCGCCACCAAGTTGGCAGCAAGCTTGCCTGCCGACGTCTGGGACAGCTATTTCAAGTTTGGCTTCGTCAGAAACCCGTTCAGCTGGCTCGTCTCCAACTATTTCTTTTTCTTGCGCGACCGGACCGATCATCCGGCGCATGAATTCCTGAAATCACAAGGGTTCAGCGGCGCTGTCCGCTTTTTCCTCGATGCCGCAAAAGGGGCTTCGGCTGTAGAGGGAATGCATCTTCGCCAGAGCTACTTCCTGTGCGATGGCGCAGGCAAATCGCTGGTCGATTTCATCGGAAAATATGAAACCCTCGGAGCCGATTTTCATCAGATCTGTGAGCGTGTGGGCATACAGCCGCCGCCGCTGCCCAAGCTGAACCAGACCAGGCACCGTCCGTTCGGCGATTACTACGACGAGACCTTACGGTCCCTGGTTTACCAAGGGATGATCGAGGATTTCCGCGCGTTCGAGTATTCGTCGTCGTGGTAG
- a CDS encoding GNAT family N-acetyltransferase, giving the protein MIQQLASKDYGRVAPLFRGLGRHPIVQGILEGRHPGMVFVDRPGTPRVSLLWALSDMLFLAGDAGIRDFTRSLPDLFDTTITRKAREIGQEFFQIQTEPSDEWAEITPRVFARSDIFLSYRWEFSFDGDAYRKLPPPPPLTADYEITVVDAAVLDMWPDLAHRIVSTWTDASRFFNSGIGYCAKSRGEFVGSCITTHEGAGACEISVNTDLAKRNQGVATWLCRKAIDTCVERGLLPCWGTETFRLPSNALARKLAFRVVRDFPTYCFPRDGPTDQRALGAYFYSEARPPAEASTNEDSSASAARGWSLAGDIALAARFTEEAVKAGTLDLSDLLLSPDFERLRAAPEWAALRARL; this is encoded by the coding sequence ATGATCCAGCAACTTGCCAGCAAGGACTACGGCCGCGTTGCTCCGCTGTTCCGTGGACTTGGCCGTCATCCCATCGTGCAGGGAATTCTCGAAGGACGTCACCCGGGGATGGTGTTCGTCGACAGGCCCGGGACGCCGCGGGTTTCGCTGCTCTGGGCGCTTTCCGACATGCTGTTTTTGGCCGGAGATGCCGGCATCCGTGACTTCACACGGTCGCTGCCGGATCTGTTCGACACGACGATTACGCGCAAGGCGCGTGAAATTGGCCAGGAATTCTTTCAAATACAGACCGAGCCGTCGGACGAATGGGCTGAGATCACGCCGCGCGTATTTGCTCGCTCCGACATCTTCCTGAGCTACCGCTGGGAATTCAGCTTCGACGGCGACGCATACCGCAAGCTGCCGCCTCCCCCGCCACTGACTGCAGATTACGAAATCACGGTGGTAGATGCGGCGGTACTCGACATGTGGCCGGATCTGGCCCACCGCATTGTCTCCACCTGGACCGATGCCAGCAGATTTTTCAACAGCGGCATCGGCTATTGCGCCAAGTCTCGTGGCGAATTCGTCGGCTCGTGTATCACCACCCATGAAGGGGCCGGCGCCTGCGAAATCAGCGTCAACACCGATCTCGCGAAGAGAAACCAGGGCGTCGCGACATGGCTGTGCCGAAAGGCCATTGATACATGCGTTGAGCGAGGCCTGCTCCCCTGCTGGGGAACCGAGACCTTCCGGCTCCCCTCAAACGCGCTTGCGCGCAAGCTGGCCTTTCGTGTCGTGCGCGATTTCCCGACCTATTGCTTTCCCCGAGACGGCCCGACGGACCAGCGCGCGCTCGGAGCGTATTTCTATTCCGAGGCACGGCCTCCTGCAGAAGCTTCGACGAACGAGGATAGCAGTGCCTCTGCCGCACGAGGGTGGAGCCTGGCTGGCGACATCGCCCTCGCCGCTCGGTTCACCGAAGAGGCCGTCAAGGCCGGCACGCTGGATTTGTCGGACCTCCTGCTCTCGCCAGATTTCGAACGCCTGCGTGCCGCCCCCGAATGGGCCGCGCTACGCGCTCGGCTCTAA
- a CDS encoding amino acid adenylation domain-containing protein, whose amino-acid sequence MTKAATAPMLDHATILGHFEAIASASPARPAIYSQSDCLSYGELDRRANQVAHVLRSKGVKPNTVVAISAPRSPEMLIALFGILKAGGAYMPLAPGSPPLRRARMLRDTQAVLLLTDAPTEQADEIDTPVLLLSDPVFTNAPVSRLDVRHSGSDLIYVIFTSGTTGHPKGVMLEHRGVLNRLVWMQNRYPLSDTDVILQKTPFIFDVSVWELFWWSMYGASVALLGPQMEKFPWAIADAVAAHRVTIMHFVPSMFSMFLHALAENPEARTKLSSLRRLFASGEALTVAHVELFRRLFDAECRIGFTNLYGPTEAAIDVSYFDCPAGPLPARIPIGRQIDGIQLHVMRSGREQPPGEDGELCIGGVGLARGYINQPAMTAAAFVPNPFQPGERLYRTGDLARRSENGELEFLGRLDHQIKIRGLRIELGEIENNLAAHPGVAGCCVAVAQLSETVPQISAYLVVRDEGLRRKTLLQYLQRRLPDYMIPNRFLQVQALPLTPSGKTDRRALSGLTQAIPLAD is encoded by the coding sequence ATGACCAAAGCCGCAACCGCGCCGATGCTCGACCATGCCACCATCCTTGGTCATTTCGAAGCGATTGCGAGCGCCTCTCCGGCTCGGCCGGCGATCTATAGCCAGAGTGATTGCCTGAGCTATGGCGAGCTCGATCGTCGCGCCAATCAAGTTGCGCATGTGTTGCGATCAAAAGGAGTCAAGCCGAACACCGTCGTTGCCATCAGCGCTCCGCGCTCTCCGGAAATGTTGATCGCCCTGTTTGGAATCCTGAAAGCAGGCGGCGCCTACATGCCATTGGCGCCGGGTTCACCACCGCTCCGCCGTGCGCGGATGCTCAGGGACACCCAGGCCGTCCTGCTTCTGACAGACGCTCCAACGGAGCAGGCCGACGAGATCGACACACCGGTTCTTCTGCTGAGCGACCCGGTGTTTACGAACGCACCCGTGAGCCGGCTCGATGTCAGGCACAGCGGGTCCGACCTAATCTATGTGATCTTCACTTCGGGGACAACGGGCCATCCAAAAGGTGTGATGCTGGAGCATCGCGGAGTGCTCAACAGACTGGTGTGGATGCAGAATCGCTATCCACTTTCGGATACGGATGTCATTCTTCAGAAGACGCCATTCATCTTTGACGTGTCGGTTTGGGAATTGTTCTGGTGGTCGATGTACGGCGCCAGCGTTGCCCTGCTCGGCCCCCAAATGGAAAAATTTCCCTGGGCCATTGCCGATGCCGTGGCGGCTCACCGCGTGACAATCATGCACTTCGTGCCTTCGATGTTCAGCATGTTTCTGCACGCGCTCGCAGAAAATCCAGAGGCTCGTACCAAGCTCTCCAGCCTGCGGCGGCTATTCGCGAGTGGCGAAGCGCTCACCGTGGCTCATGTCGAACTTTTCCGCAGACTCTTCGATGCGGAATGCCGGATCGGCTTCACCAATCTATACGGGCCAACGGAAGCCGCCATCGATGTGAGTTACTTCGATTGCCCGGCAGGACCTTTGCCGGCTCGCATTCCGATCGGCCGCCAGATCGACGGCATTCAGCTCCACGTCATGCGCTCCGGCAGAGAGCAGCCCCCCGGCGAAGACGGAGAATTGTGCATCGGGGGGGTCGGCCTGGCTCGCGGCTACATCAATCAGCCCGCGATGACGGCGGCTGCTTTCGTGCCGAATCCTTTTCAGCCTGGTGAGCGGCTGTATCGGACCGGAGACCTGGCGCGGCGTTCCGAGAATGGCGAATTGGAATTCTTGGGGCGACTTGATCATCAGATCAAGATTCGCGGCCTGCGTATCGAGCTCGGCGAGATCGAGAACAATCTCGCGGCGCATCCCGGTGTCGCCGGTTGCTGTGTCGCGGTCGCGCAGCTTTCGGAAACGGTGCCGCAAATAAGCGCCTACCTGGTGGTCCGCGACGAGGGGCTGCGCCGGAAAACGCTGCTGCAATATCTGCAGCGGAGGCTGCCCGACTACATGATTCCCAACCGTTTCCTGCAAGTACAGGCATTGCCGCTGACGCCGAGCGGCAAGACCGATCGGCGGGCGCTGTCAGGACTGACCCAAGCAATCCCTCTGGCGGACTGA
- a CDS encoding acyl-CoA dehydrogenase family protein — protein sequence MTMGLLPQQLRFYESIRDFAAGSIAADATTWEIEKGFPRDIVRRAAAHGYLGGLLPTSVGGLGWDVTSYGLFTEAIAHDSVSLSGLFNVHTMVAQTILKWGSSSQRQRWLPALASGERVAAIAFTEPQAGSDLNGIQTRIEQHGASLRLSGTKIWITCGAIADLILVFGRIDDQPAAVLLEAGSPGLGVKPLRDMLGFRAAHLAQIEIKDCEVPAENLVGRPGSALHYLAPYALDFGRVSIAWACVGMLRACLEACSEHAMTRRATGQLLLEKGMIQTLLTDMGVDFDAAWLMAMRASCARDAGEVEATDAIMAAKYHASRAAVKHSANAVQIMGALGCDERGKVARHFRDARTMEIIEGSSQIIQQQLSRSYAIRGARGQARHAREEAGAACAAGE from the coding sequence ATGACTATGGGTCTTCTGCCGCAGCAATTGCGCTTCTACGAGAGCATCCGCGACTTTGCCGCGGGCAGCATCGCGGCCGACGCCACGACCTGGGAGATCGAGAAGGGCTTTCCCAGGGACATCGTGAGAAGGGCCGCCGCACACGGTTATCTCGGCGGCCTGCTGCCGACATCGGTCGGCGGCTTGGGCTGGGACGTGACGAGTTACGGACTGTTTACGGAAGCAATCGCCCATGACAGCGTCTCGCTGTCCGGCCTGTTCAACGTCCACACCATGGTCGCGCAGACCATCCTGAAGTGGGGCTCGAGCTCCCAGAGACAACGGTGGCTGCCGGCATTGGCGTCCGGCGAGCGGGTCGCGGCTATTGCTTTTACCGAGCCGCAAGCGGGCAGTGACCTGAACGGCATTCAGACTCGAATCGAGCAGCACGGCGCGAGCCTGCGGCTGTCCGGCACCAAGATATGGATCACCTGCGGCGCGATCGCCGATCTGATCCTGGTGTTCGGCCGTATCGACGATCAGCCGGCCGCCGTGCTGCTCGAAGCCGGCTCGCCCGGACTTGGCGTCAAACCCTTGCGCGACATGCTGGGATTTCGTGCTGCGCATCTGGCGCAGATCGAGATCAAGGACTGCGAAGTCCCGGCCGAGAATCTCGTCGGCCGGCCCGGCTCCGCGCTGCACTATCTGGCGCCATACGCCCTGGATTTCGGTCGGGTCAGCATAGCCTGGGCCTGTGTCGGCATGCTGCGCGCATGTCTCGAAGCCTGCTCGGAGCACGCAATGACGCGCAGAGCAACTGGCCAGTTGCTGCTCGAGAAGGGAATGATCCAGACCCTGCTCACCGACATGGGCGTGGACTTTGACGCCGCATGGCTGATGGCCATGCGAGCCAGCTGCGCACGGGACGCCGGCGAAGTGGAAGCCACCGACGCCATTATGGCCGCGAAGTATCATGCATCGCGTGCCGCCGTGAAACATTCCGCGAACGCGGTGCAGATCATGGGCGCGCTCGGCTGTGACGAGCGCGGCAAGGTTGCCCGTCATTTCCGCGACGCCCGCACCATGGAGATCATCGAAGGGAGCAGCCAGATCATCCAGCAACAGCTGTCGCGGAGCTACGCCATACGCGGCGCGCGTGGACAGGCCCGTCACGCCCGAGAGGAAGCCGGCGCCGCGTGCGCGGCCGGGGAATAG
- a CDS encoding 3-hydroxyacyl-CoA dehydrogenase family protein, with translation MFERVGVIGAGTMGSGVAADLTLHGIGVVLVDIDASRLAKARSEIAKTVRFAPIVYPKAPKVPVQEALGRIVFTQEFSAIGDCDFVIENVTENAAIKKEVYRKLDALCRLDVCFSANTSCLSITELARGIRRPERIVGMHFMNPVFAKPVVELMRGVHTSDDTVRRCEDLLRQMTKEAIVVGDMPGFVSNRISHLFMNEAMWVVHDGVATVSQVDQIFKKCFGHAMGPLETADLIGLDVVMDSLDVLYASYQDPKFRRCPLLKSMVDSDRLGRKSGKGFYEYQEE, from the coding sequence ATGTTTGAACGGGTCGGCGTCATCGGCGCAGGAACGATGGGGTCGGGTGTTGCTGCCGATCTCACGCTTCACGGCATCGGCGTCGTGCTGGTGGATATCGACGCATCTCGCCTCGCCAAGGCACGCAGCGAGATCGCAAAAACCGTGCGCTTTGCTCCCATCGTGTATCCGAAAGCGCCGAAGGTCCCGGTGCAAGAGGCGCTTGGTCGTATCGTTTTCACCCAGGAGTTCAGCGCTATCGGTGATTGCGACTTCGTCATCGAGAACGTGACAGAGAACGCGGCCATCAAGAAGGAGGTCTACCGGAAACTGGACGCGCTTTGTCGGCTGGATGTCTGCTTCAGCGCCAACACGTCATGTCTCTCGATCACCGAACTGGCACGGGGCATCCGGCGGCCAGAGCGTATCGTCGGTATGCATTTCATGAATCCGGTGTTCGCCAAGCCGGTGGTCGAGTTGATGCGGGGCGTTCACACGTCGGATGACACGGTACGCCGATGCGAGGACTTGCTCCGCCAGATGACCAAGGAGGCGATCGTCGTCGGCGATATGCCCGGCTTCGTGTCCAACCGCATCTCGCACCTGTTTATGAACGAAGCCATGTGGGTCGTGCACGACGGTGTGGCAACCGTTTCCCAGGTGGACCAGATTTTCAAGAAGTGCTTCGGGCATGCCATGGGCCCGCTGGAGACGGCCGACCTGATCGGCCTCGATGTCGTCATGGACTCGCTCGACGTATTGTATGCGAGCTACCAGGACCCCAAGTTTCGTCGCTGCCCGCTGCTGAAATCGATGGTCGATTCTGACAGGCTCGGGCGCAAGAGCGGCAAGGGCTTCTACGAATACCAAGAGGAATAA